A genomic stretch from Solanum stenotomum isolate F172 chromosome 8, ASM1918654v1, whole genome shotgun sequence includes:
- the LOC125872993 gene encoding B3 domain-containing protein REM5-like, whose product MRFRQRKKVNNKMVTPVEHVSIPHDLPEFFKIFHPEICYPQLRIPPAFIKFFNGDIPSICVLEDPAARTWKVVVERNDSDFFFMESWPDFVLDNNLEYGDFLTFSYFGNSKFYVKIYGKNGCLKQDVTALKEPELLPLVEENARGKSIVAEPADQTDNGSGDRAASVTSFEIVIKASHLNRARLNLPAPFGNCYLKRKQRPLLATLRTDSGSWTIVPQYYDRLELREGMQKFIDDNALRINDVCRFKLIDDEKLILKVRIKRQPK is encoded by the exons ATGAGATTTAGGCAGAGAAAGAAAGTGAACAACAAAATGGTGACACCAGTGGAGCATGTATCTATCCCTCATGACCTCCCTGAGTTCTTTAAGATTTTTCACCCTGAAATATGCTACCCCCAACTG AGAATTCCACCTGCCTTTATCAAGTTTTTCAATGGAGATATTCCTTCGATATGTGTGCTTGAAGATCCTGCTGCAAGAACATGGAAGGTGGTTGTAGAAAGGAACGACAGTGATTTCTTTTTCATGGAAAGTTGGCCAGACTTTGTGTTGGATAATAATTTGGAATATGGAGATTTTCTaacattttcatattttggaAACTCGAAGTTTTATGTTAAGATATATGGGAAAAACGGTTGCCTAAAGCAGGATGTAACAGCTCTCAAAGAGCCTGAGCTGCTTCCATTGGTTGAAGAAAATGCACGGG GAAAAAGCATTGTAGCTGAGCCTGCTGATCAAACAGATAATGGGTCAGGAGACAGGGCTGCTTCAGTCACTTCATTTGAAATTGTCATTAAGGCTTCCCACTTGAACAGAGCACGCTTG AATTTGCCAGCTCCATTTGGCAATTGTTACTTGAAGAGGAAGCAGCGACCACTTTTGGCTACTCTTCGAACTGATAGTGGTAGCTGGACGATTGTTCCTCAATATTATGATAGATTGGAACTTCGGGAAGGGATGCAGAAATTTATAGACGACAATGCTTTACGCATAAATGATGTTTGCCGATTTAAGCTGATTGATGATGAGAAGTTAATACTGAAAGTTCGTATTAAGCGACAGCCCAAGTAA